The following coding sequences are from one Formosa haliotis window:
- a CDS encoding ABC transporter ATP-binding protein, which produces MIEVKDLHKSFGDAHILKGISTTFEKGKTNLIIGQSGSGKTVFLKCLLGLFDYEEGSISYEGRIFSQLSEDQKRNLRSEIGMVFQGSALFDSMTIAENVMFPLRMFTKQSKSEMSDRVDFVLKRVNLEDAHNKLPSEASGGMQKRVAIARAIVNKPKYLFCDEPNSGLDPKTAIVIDNLIQEITDEYDITTVINTHDMNSVMEIGEKIVFLKDGLKAWEGSNQTIFKTDNEVVTDFVYSSELFKKVRKMYIEENL; this is translated from the coding sequence ATGATTGAAGTTAAAGATTTACACAAATCCTTTGGAGATGCTCATATTTTAAAAGGTATTAGTACGACTTTTGAAAAAGGAAAGACCAATCTTATTATAGGCCAAAGTGGTTCTGGGAAGACCGTTTTCTTAAAATGTTTGTTAGGCTTATTCGATTATGAAGAGGGCAGTATCTCTTACGAAGGGAGAATTTTTTCACAATTGTCTGAAGATCAAAAACGGAATTTAAGATCTGAAATTGGAATGGTTTTTCAAGGCAGTGCCTTATTCGATTCTATGACTATTGCAGAAAACGTGATGTTCCCTTTACGTATGTTTACAAAGCAAAGTAAAAGTGAAATGAGCGACCGTGTAGACTTTGTATTAAAACGTGTTAATCTTGAGGACGCTCATAATAAATTACCTTCTGAAGCTTCTGGAGGAATGCAAAAACGTGTGGCTATAGCACGTGCTATAGTAAATAAACCTAAGTATTTATTTTGCGACGAACCAAACTCTGGTTTAGATCCTAAAACTGCAATTGTTATCGATAATCTTATTCAAGAAATCACTGACGAATACGATATCACGACGGTAATAAATACTCACGATATGAATTCTGTAATGGAAATAGGTGAAAAAATTGTGTTTTTAAAGGATGGTTTAAAAGCTTGGGAAGGCTCTAACCAAACCATTTTTAAAACCGACAACGAAGTTGTAACCGACTTTGTATATTCTTCAGAATTGTTTAAAAAGGTGCGTAAAATGTATATCGAAGAAAACCTTTAG
- a CDS encoding dimethylarginine dimethylaminohydrolase family protein: MLSLNVSNETSRLRAVVLGTAISNGAVPAIEDAYDPKSIEHIKAGTYPIEEDMVKEMEAVAKVFEKYNVTVFRPKVIEHYNQIFARDIAFVIDDKLIKANILPDREQEVEAIQHVIQLIKPENIIKPPEEVHIEGGDVMLWNDHIFIGTYKGSDYPNHITARTNMEGVNFIKNLFPNKTVKEFDLVKSKTDPRDNALHLDCCFQPVGKNKGIIFRDGFKEASDYQYLVNLFGEENLFHITRDEMYNMNSNVFSIAENVVISEQNFTRLNTWLRACGFTVEEVPYAEISKQEGLLRCSTMPLIRD; the protein is encoded by the coding sequence ATGTTATCATTAAATGTCTCAAACGAAACGTCTAGACTACGTGCAGTAGTGTTAGGAACAGCAATTAGTAATGGAGCTGTTCCTGCTATTGAAGATGCTTACGACCCAAAATCTATCGAACATATAAAAGCAGGCACCTATCCTATCGAGGAAGATATGGTGAAAGAAATGGAAGCCGTAGCTAAGGTTTTTGAAAAGTATAATGTTACAGTTTTTCGGCCTAAAGTAATAGAACATTACAACCAGATTTTTGCTCGTGATATAGCCTTTGTAATCGACGATAAATTAATAAAAGCTAATATTCTTCCGGATAGAGAACAAGAAGTAGAAGCTATACAACACGTTATCCAATTAATTAAACCCGAAAACATTATTAAACCGCCAGAGGAAGTTCATATTGAAGGGGGCGATGTCATGTTGTGGAACGATCATATTTTTATCGGAACCTATAAAGGGAGCGATTATCCAAATCATATTACGGCTAGAACGAATATGGAGGGCGTAAATTTTATAAAAAATCTTTTCCCTAATAAAACTGTAAAAGAATTCGATTTGGTAAAATCGAAAACAGATCCTCGAGATAATGCATTGCATTTAGATTGTTGTTTTCAACCGGTAGGGAAAAACAAGGGGATTATTTTTAGAGACGGTTTTAAAGAAGCGTCCGATTATCAGTATTTAGTTAATTTGTTTGGAGAAGAAAACTTATTTCATATTACAAGAGATGAAATGTACAATATGAATAGTAATGTGTTTTCTATTGCTGAAAATGTGGTGATTTCTGAACAAAATTTCACAAGATTAAACACCTGGTTAAGAGCTTGTGGTTTTACTGTAGAAGAAGTGCCTTATGCCGAAATATCTAAACAAGAGGGCTTATTACGCTGTTCTACAATGCCTTTAATTAGAGATTAA
- a CDS encoding DUF389 domain-containing protein: MSENKFNFSEEEADKEKEAAQDAAVKDSKQAIKKDAIGLLGNIKNFLSELLDFRQDTDQQATIDAIKGDIPFKGATAWILICSIFVASVGLNANSTAVVIGAMLISPLMGPILGIGLSVAINDIDTLRKSIINFGVMIFLSVLTAFLFYKFFPLQEESLELLARTKPDIRDVLIAFFGGAALIIARTKKGTIASVIFGVAIATALMPPLCTVGYGLAVAFDDFSKGIGYASGAFYLFMINTIFIALATFIALKILRFPMIKYVNSQKRKRISQFASVLAVVAMIPAIWTFIDVLKESNFKREAQLYLDRELKGLPQYEYVKKNVVYKYSNGKEGSSIEFNTYGLGYIPTETIELLKARLADYPALRNAHFNFNQNRSNLDNVKYMEQLRYRDSLDLLSQSQKIVFLEKKVSQLQYLEDRTIPFQEVMKEVHINYENLDMFSYSTVITSNFDKIDTLPVFAVRWKKDKKLNEDVIEKEQDKLERWLKLKLDLDTLTVKRIKH; this comes from the coding sequence ATGAGCGAGAATAAGTTTAACTTTTCTGAAGAGGAAGCCGATAAAGAAAAAGAGGCCGCACAAGATGCCGCTGTAAAAGATTCTAAGCAAGCCATTAAAAAAGATGCTATTGGTTTACTTGGGAATATTAAAAATTTCTTATCAGAGCTTTTAGATTTTAGACAAGATACAGATCAGCAAGCCACTATTGATGCCATTAAGGGAGATATTCCTTTTAAAGGTGCTACAGCTTGGATTTTGATTTGTTCTATCTTTGTGGCTTCTGTCGGATTAAACGCTAATTCTACTGCTGTTGTTATTGGTGCCATGTTAATTTCGCCGTTAATGGGACCTATTCTAGGTATTGGTCTATCGGTTGCCATTAATGATATTGACACGCTGAGAAAATCCATAATTAACTTTGGAGTTATGATTTTCTTAAGTGTATTAACAGCCTTCCTATTCTATAAATTTTTCCCATTACAAGAGGAGTCTTTAGAGCTTTTAGCACGTACGAAACCTGATATTAGAGATGTTTTAATTGCATTTTTTGGTGGTGCCGCATTAATTATTGCGAGAACTAAAAAGGGTACTATCGCTTCTGTTATTTTTGGGGTTGCTATTGCAACAGCTTTAATGCCTCCGTTATGTACAGTAGGTTATGGTTTGGCTGTGGCTTTCGATGATTTTTCTAAAGGAATTGGTTATGCTTCGGGTGCATTTTACCTGTTCATGATTAACACCATATTTATTGCATTGGCCACTTTTATTGCGCTTAAAATTTTAAGGTTCCCAATGATTAAATACGTGAATTCTCAGAAAAGAAAACGTATTTCTCAATTTGCGTCCGTTCTAGCCGTTGTAGCTATGATTCCTGCAATTTGGACATTTATAGATGTTTTAAAAGAAAGTAACTTTAAAAGAGAAGCCCAATTGTACTTAGATCGTGAACTTAAGGGTTTACCACAGTATGAATACGTAAAGAAAAATGTGGTTTATAAATATTCTAATGGGAAAGAAGGCTCTAGTATCGAATTTAACACCTATGGTTTAGGTTATATACCAACGGAAACGATAGAGCTTCTAAAAGCAAGATTAGCAGATTATCCAGCGCTTAGAAATGCTCATTTTAATTTTAATCAGAACAGATCTAACTTAGATAATGTAAAATATATGGAGCAATTGCGATATCGCGATTCTTTAGATTTACTTTCACAAAGTCAGAAAATCGTGTTCTTAGAGAAAAAAGTGAGTCAGTTACAATATCTAGAAGATAGAACTATTCCATTTCAAGAAGTAATGAAGGAGGTTCATATTAATTACGAAAACCTAGACATGTTTAGTTATTCTACTGTCATAACCTCGAATTTCGATAAGATTGATACCCTTCCTGTATTCGCAGTACGTTGGAAAAAGGACAAAAAATTAAATGAAGATGTTATTGAGAAAGAGCAAGATAAATTAGAACGCTGGTTGAAATTGAAATTAGATTTGGATACCTTAACAGTTAAACGAATTAAACACTAA
- a CDS encoding SprT-like domain-containing protein, translating into MQNTLQRYIPQYAVPKVMELLANDKLDFVVKKERKTRHGDYRKLTNGRHLITVNSNLNPYRFLITLIHEIAHFEAFQAYGRMIKPHGKEWKQTFQYLMLPFLNPQVFPEELLPLLARHFRNPKATSDTDHILALALKQFDENSNKTYIFEVPEGSVFKIHNGRQFKKGNRRVKRFECIEIKTGKIYLFNPNVEIEVI; encoded by the coding sequence ATGCAGAATACACTTCAACGCTATATTCCTCAATATGCAGTTCCTAAAGTAATGGAACTATTGGCTAACGATAAGCTCGATTTTGTAGTTAAAAAAGAACGCAAAACAAGACATGGCGATTATAGGAAGTTGACTAACGGCAGACATTTAATAACAGTAAATTCCAATTTAAATCCATATCGGTTTTTAATTACTTTAATTCACGAAATTGCACATTTCGAGGCTTTTCAGGCTTATGGTAGAATGATAAAACCACACGGGAAGGAATGGAAGCAAACTTTTCAATATTTAATGTTGCCGTTTTTAAATCCCCAAGTATTTCCTGAAGAGTTATTACCTTTATTAGCAAGACATTTTAGAAATCCTAAAGCGACAAGCGATACCGACCACATCTTAGCATTAGCCTTAAAACAATTTGATGAAAATTCAAATAAAACATATATTTTTGAGGTTCCAGAAGGAAGTGTTTTTAAAATCCATAATGGGAGGCAATTTAAAAAGGGAAATAGACGTGTAAAGCGTTTTGAATGTATAGAGATTAAAACGGGTAAAATATATTTGTTTAACCCGAACGTAGAAATAGAAGTTATTTAA
- a CDS encoding MlaE family ABC transporter permease: MSYLHSIGAYVLMIIEIFKKPTKWSVMKKLILKDIDDLIIGSLGIVAFISFFVGGVVTIQTALNMDNPLVPKSLIGFATRQSVILEFAPTFISVIMAGKVGSFITSSIGTMRVTEQIDALEVMGINSLNYLVFPKLVALMLYPFLISISMFLGIIGGLAACAFGDFATINDYIVGLQDEFIPYHIVYAFIKTIGFAFLLATIPSFHGYYMKGGALDVGKASTVSFVWTSVAIITLNFILTQILLS; this comes from the coding sequence ATGAGTTATCTGCACAGTATTGGCGCTTACGTCTTGATGATTATTGAGATTTTCAAAAAACCCACCAAATGGTCGGTTATGAAAAAACTCATCTTAAAAGATATAGACGATTTAATTATTGGTTCTTTAGGAATCGTTGCGTTTATTTCCTTTTTTGTTGGGGGTGTTGTTACCATTCAAACCGCCTTAAACATGGATAATCCATTAGTGCCAAAATCTTTAATTGGTTTTGCGACACGGCAATCGGTAATTTTAGAATTTGCGCCTACTTTCATCTCGGTAATTATGGCTGGTAAAGTAGGGTCCTTTATTACATCTAGTATCGGAACTATGCGGGTAACCGAGCAAATTGATGCCTTAGAAGTTATGGGTATTAATTCGCTTAACTATTTGGTGTTCCCAAAACTGGTAGCGCTTATGCTTTATCCGTTTCTTATTTCTATTTCTATGTTTTTAGGAATTATTGGAGGATTGGCCGCTTGTGCTTTTGGAGATTTTGCTACCATTAACGATTATATTGTAGGTTTACAAGACGAATTCATACCTTACCATATTGTGTATGCTTTTATAAAAACTATTGGTTTTGCTTTCCTTTTGGCGACCATACCATCCTTTCATGGGTATTATATGAAAGGTGGCGCCTTAGATGTTGGTAAAGCGAGTACGGTATCTTTTGTATGGACTAGTGTTGCCATTATTACATTGAATTTCATTCTAACCCAAATCCTTTTAAGCTAA
- a CDS encoding citrate synthase: MSNTATIEIDGKKYEFPLVTGTENEVAIDISTLRTATEGVITIDPGFKNTGSCESAITFLDGEKGILRYRGYSIEEIAEKVDFLEVAYLLIFGELPTKEQNDKFHADIKAESAVDEDIKKILEAFPKSAHPMGIISSLTSALTAFNPTSVNVNSEAEMYRAIVKILGKMPVLVAWTMRKKQGLPLDYGDESLGYVENILKMMFSKPNRAYEQNQVLVDALDKLLILHADHEQNCSTSTVRIVGSSHAGLFASISAGISALWGPLHGGANQAVLEMLQAIEADGGDTKKYMAKAKDKNDPFRLMGFGHRVYKNFDPRAKIIKKAADEVLNALGIEDPILDIAKGLEKEALEDPYFVDRKLYPNVDFYSGIIYRAMNIPTEMFTVMFAIGRLPGWIAQWREMRLRKEPIGRPRQLYIGETLRPFVDVDKR; encoded by the coding sequence ATGTCAAATACAGCCACAATTGAAATCGATGGGAAAAAATATGAATTTCCTTTAGTTACAGGAACCGAAAATGAAGTTGCAATAGATATAAGTACACTAAGAACGGCTACAGAAGGTGTAATAACAATAGACCCAGGATTTAAAAACACAGGTTCTTGCGAAAGTGCAATAACATTTTTAGATGGAGAAAAAGGAATTTTAAGATATCGAGGATATTCAATAGAAGAAATTGCTGAAAAAGTAGACTTCCTAGAAGTTGCTTATCTTCTAATTTTTGGAGAATTACCTACGAAAGAACAAAATGATAAATTCCACGCTGATATTAAAGCTGAATCTGCAGTAGATGAGGATATAAAGAAAATTTTAGAAGCATTCCCTAAATCGGCACACCCGATGGGAATTATCTCATCTTTAACAAGTGCCTTAACAGCATTTAATCCAACTTCGGTAAATGTAAATTCTGAAGCGGAAATGTATAGAGCCATTGTTAAGATTTTAGGTAAAATGCCTGTTTTAGTTGCTTGGACTATGCGTAAAAAGCAAGGTTTACCTCTTGATTATGGAGATGAATCTTTAGGATATGTTGAAAATATCCTTAAAATGATGTTCTCTAAACCTAACCGTGCCTATGAGCAAAACCAAGTTTTAGTAGATGCTTTAGATAAATTATTAATCTTACATGCAGACCACGAACAAAATTGTTCAACATCAACAGTACGTATCGTAGGATCTTCACATGCAGGGTTATTTGCATCAATTTCTGCTGGTATTTCTGCACTATGGGGACCACTTCATGGAGGTGCTAACCAAGCGGTATTAGAAATGCTTCAAGCTATAGAAGCTGATGGTGGAGACACTAAAAAGTATATGGCTAAGGCTAAAGATAAAAATGATCCATTTAGATTAATGGGATTCGGACACAGAGTGTATAAAAACTTCGATCCTCGTGCTAAAATAATTAAGAAAGCTGCAGACGAAGTATTAAATGCTTTAGGTATAGAAGATCCTATCTTAGATATTGCTAAAGGTTTAGAAAAAGAAGCTCTAGAAGATCCATACTTTGTAGATAGAAAATTATATCCAAACGTAGACTTTTACTCAGGAATTATTTATAGAGCCATGAATATTCCAACAGAAATGTTTACTGTAATGTTTGCAATTGGTCGTTTACCAGGATGGATTGCACAATGGAGAGAAATGCGTTTAAGAAAAGAACCAATCGGACGTCCTCGTCAGTTATACATTGGGGAAACTTTAAGACCTTTTGTAGACGTAGATAAACGTTAA
- a CDS encoding mannose-1-phosphate guanylyltransferase: protein MNKNNYAIIMAGGVGSRFWPVSMNSFPKQFHDMLGTGDTLIQKTFQRLSRFIPKENIYILTNEAYNDLVLEQLPEVTQQQVVLEPAMKNTGPCILYAALKIQKENPDALMLVAPSDHWIEDEDAFSRNVLTAFDFCKENDALMTLGIEPTFPNTGYGYIEFDTETENVVKPVKQFREKPDYDTAKSFIKQGNFVWNAGIFMWSVESVLKAFEINQPTLFQLFKNGMSAYNTDTETEFINENYIKAENISVDYAIMEPSKNVYVLSAQFDWNDLGTWGSLYDKLDKDSNNNAVVNARTLVQDASGNMIRTQNDKIVVIEGLNDYIIIDKDDVLLIYPKEKEQGIKEVRNTVKDEFGENYC, encoded by the coding sequence ATGAACAAGAATAATTACGCCATTATTATGGCAGGAGGAGTAGGGTCTAGATTTTGGCCAGTAAGTATGAATAGTTTTCCTAAACAATTTCATGATATGTTAGGCACCGGAGACACGTTAATTCAAAAGACGTTTCAACGTTTATCTCGTTTTATTCCGAAAGAAAACATTTATATTTTAACCAATGAAGCTTATAACGATCTTGTTCTAGAACAACTACCAGAGGTAACACAACAACAAGTGGTTCTAGAGCCAGCAATGAAAAATACAGGACCTTGTATTTTGTATGCCGCTTTAAAAATTCAGAAAGAAAATCCAGATGCGCTCATGTTGGTAGCACCCAGCGACCATTGGATTGAAGATGAAGATGCTTTTTCAAGAAATGTGTTAACCGCTTTCGATTTTTGTAAGGAAAATGATGCTTTAATGACTTTAGGTATCGAACCAACCTTTCCAAATACAGGATATGGATATATTGAATTTGATACAGAAACGGAAAATGTGGTAAAACCCGTTAAACAATTCAGAGAAAAACCAGATTACGATACGGCTAAATCGTTTATAAAACAAGGGAATTTTGTTTGGAATGCAGGTATTTTTATGTGGAGTGTTGAAAGTGTTTTAAAAGCATTTGAAATCAATCAGCCAACATTATTTCAATTATTTAAAAACGGAATGTCGGCTTATAATACAGATACTGAAACCGAATTTATAAATGAAAATTATATAAAAGCGGAAAATATTTCTGTGGATTATGCCATTATGGAACCATCGAAAAATGTGTATGTATTATCGGCACAATTCGATTGGAACGATCTTGGTACCTGGGGAAGTTTATACGATAAATTAGATAAAGATTCTAATAATAACGCCGTAGTAAATGCAAGAACTTTAGTTCAGGATGCAAGTGGTAATATGATTAGAACCCAAAATGATAAAATTGTTGTTATAGAAGGTTTAAATGACTATATTATAATTGATAAAGACGACGTTTTACTAATCTATCCTAAAGAAAAAGAACAAGGAATTAAGGAGGTTCGTAATACGGTTAAAGATGAGTTTGGTGAAAACTACTGTTAA
- the eno gene encoding phosphopyruvate hydratase has product MSIIINIHARQILDSRGNPTVEVDVVTENGAFGRAAVPSGASTGEHEAVELRDGGKAYMGKGVSKAVENVNTIIAEELLGMSVFEQNQIDQIMIDLDGTPNKSKLGANAILGVSLAVAKAAAFELGVPLYRYVGGVSANTLPVPMMNIINGGSHSDAPIAFQEFMIMPVKAKNFTHAMQMGTEIFHNLKKVLHDRGLSTAVGDEGGFAPTLEGGTEDALDSIKVAVEKAGYSFGDEVMIALDCAAAEFYVDGKYDYTKFEGSAGKIRTSEEQAEYLAELSAKYPIISIEDGMDENDWEGWKLLTDKIGDKVQLVGDDLFVTNVERLSRGIDEGIANSILIKVNQIGSLTETIAAVNMAKNAGYTSVMSHRSGETEDNTIADLAVALNCGQIKTGSASRSDRMAKYNQLLRIEEELGEVAYYPQGKAFKF; this is encoded by the coding sequence ATGAGCATAATTATTAATATTCATGCAAGACAAATTTTAGATTCTCGTGGAAATCCAACAGTAGAAGTAGATGTAGTTACAGAAAATGGCGCGTTTGGACGAGCGGCTGTTCCTTCAGGAGCATCAACCGGTGAACATGAAGCAGTAGAATTAAGAGATGGTGGTAAAGCATACATGGGCAAAGGTGTTTCTAAAGCTGTAGAGAATGTAAATACTATTATTGCTGAAGAATTATTAGGTATGTCTGTTTTCGAACAAAATCAGATTGATCAAATAATGATTGATTTAGATGGGACTCCAAATAAATCTAAATTAGGAGCAAATGCTATTTTAGGTGTGTCTTTAGCAGTTGCTAAAGCTGCCGCTTTCGAATTAGGTGTTCCGTTATACCGTTATGTAGGTGGTGTATCTGCTAACACGTTGCCAGTTCCTATGATGAACATTATTAATGGTGGTTCTCATAGTGATGCGCCTATTGCATTCCAAGAATTTATGATTATGCCTGTAAAAGCCAAAAACTTTACACACGCTATGCAAATGGGAACAGAAATTTTCCATAACCTTAAAAAAGTATTACACGATAGAGGTTTAAGCACTGCTGTAGGTGATGAAGGAGGTTTTGCACCAACTTTAGAAGGCGGAACAGAAGATGCTTTAGATTCTATTAAAGTAGCTGTTGAAAAGGCTGGATATTCTTTCGGTGACGAAGTTATGATTGCTTTAGATTGTGCTGCTGCAGAATTTTATGTAGATGGTAAATACGATTATACTAAATTTGAAGGTTCAGCTGGAAAAATCAGAACTAGTGAAGAGCAAGCAGAATACTTAGCAGAATTATCAGCTAAATATCCAATTATCTCAATTGAAGATGGAATGGATGAAAATGACTGGGAAGGATGGAAACTACTTACAGACAAAATTGGTGATAAAGTACAATTGGTAGGAGATGATTTATTTGTTACAAACGTAGAACGTTTATCTCGTGGGATTGACGAAGGTATCGCTAACTCTATCCTTATTAAAGTAAACCAAATTGGTTCTTTAACAGAAACAATAGCAGCTGTAAATATGGCTAAGAATGCGGGGTATACATCAGTAATGTCTCACCGGTCTGGTGAAACTGAAGATAATACTATTGCAGATTTAGCCGTGGCGTTAAACTGTGGTCAAATTAAAACAGGTTCAGCTTCTAGAAGTGACCGTATGGCGAAATACAATCAGTTATTACGTATCGAAGAAGAATTAGGAGAAGTAGCTTATTATCCTCAAGGAAAAGCGTTTAAATTCTAG
- the pafA gene encoding alkaline phosphatase PafA, which translates to MKKSILFFVSSLLCMSSFAQKIQDNEASQIYVKPKLVVGIVVDQMRYDYLTRFYNKYGEGGFKRMMNEGFNCKNNHFNYIPTYTAPGHASVYTGTSPMNHGIIGNNWYDKESKTSVYCAGDSTVASVGTADKAGKMSPHRMMTTSFADENRLFTQMQGKTIGVSVKDRGAILPAGHTANAAYWFHGKDEGVFISSTYYQEKLPKWVEKFNDSKTAKSYLKDWNTLYNIKTYTESGDDLNAFEGGFKGKETATFPYDLKKLSKENGGFDIIKSTPYGNSIVADFAMAAVKGEDLGQDDITDVLTVSFSSTDYVGHNFGVSSKEVEDTYIRLDKDLERFFDMLDKTVGKGEYTVFLTADHGAVEVPAYLHEHNVPAGYFEKKGFKSNLNDFTTKTFGSSDLIENISNNQIFLDREKIKVLGLNLEDVQQAIANELITLDNIYYAYTASTIAKGAFTNGIESLFKNGYNLKRSGDVLFEYNPAVISYSKTGSTHGSGLNYDTHVPLLFFGKGIKHGSTLQKTEIIDIAPTISGLLGISFPNGATGQPLEFVLE; encoded by the coding sequence ATGAAAAAATCAATATTATTTTTTGTGTCTAGCTTGTTATGTATGTCAAGTTTTGCCCAAAAAATACAAGACAATGAAGCGTCTCAAATTTATGTAAAACCAAAGTTAGTGGTTGGAATTGTAGTAGACCAAATGCGCTACGATTATTTAACGCGATTTTATAATAAATACGGTGAAGGAGGCTTTAAACGTATGATGAATGAAGGTTTTAATTGTAAAAATAATCATTTTAATTACATACCTACGTATACAGCACCGGGACATGCTTCTGTTTATACAGGAACGTCTCCTATGAATCATGGTATTATTGGTAATAATTGGTACGATAAGGAAAGTAAAACAAGTGTGTATTGTGCAGGAGATTCTACCGTAGCTTCTGTAGGGACTGCAGATAAAGCAGGAAAAATGTCACCACACCGTATGATGACCACATCTTTTGCCGATGAAAATAGATTATTTACACAAATGCAGGGGAAAACTATTGGTGTTTCTGTAAAAGACCGTGGTGCAATTTTACCGGCGGGACATACAGCTAATGCCGCGTATTGGTTTCATGGAAAAGACGAAGGTGTTTTTATTTCTAGTACTTACTATCAAGAAAAATTACCAAAATGGGTAGAAAAGTTTAACGATTCTAAAACTGCTAAATCGTATTTAAAAGATTGGAATACGCTTTATAATATTAAGACGTATACTGAAAGTGGTGACGATTTAAATGCCTTCGAAGGTGGTTTTAAAGGTAAAGAAACTGCTACTTTCCCTTACGATTTAAAGAAACTAAGTAAGGAGAATGGTGGTTTCGATATTATTAAATCGACACCTTACGGAAACAGTATAGTAGCAGATTTTGCAATGGCAGCTGTTAAGGGTGAGGATTTAGGGCAGGACGACATTACCGATGTTTTAACTGTAAGTTTCTCTTCAACAGATTATGTTGGTCATAATTTTGGGGTAAGTTCTAAAGAAGTAGAAGATACTTATATTAGATTAGATAAGGACTTAGAACGTTTCTTCGACATGTTAGATAAAACTGTTGGTAAAGGGGAGTACACGGTCTTTTTAACAGCAGATCATGGTGCTGTTGAAGTGCCTGCGTATTTGCATGAGCACAATGTTCCTGCTGGTTATTTTGAAAAGAAGGGATTTAAATCGAACTTAAATGATTTTACAACAAAAACATTTGGTTCTTCAGATTTAATTGAAAACATAAGTAACAACCAAATCTTTTTAGATCGTGAAAAAATAAAAGTTTTAGGGCTTAATTTAGAAGATGTACAACAAGCCATTGCCAACGAACTAATAACTTTAGATAATATTTATTACGCCTATACAGCTTCAACTATCGCAAAAGGAGCATTTACAAACGGCATAGAGAGTTTGTTTAAAAATGGTTATAATTTAAAACGTTCTGGAGATGTGCTTTTCGAGTACAATCCTGCGGTAATTTCTTATAGCAAAACAGGTTCAACCCATGGTTCTGGTTTAAATTACGATACCCATGTACCGTTACTATTTTTCGGAAAGGGTATTAAACACGGAAGTACTTTGCAAAAAACAGAAATTATAGATATCGCGCCAACCATTTCTGGCTTGTTAGGTATTAGTTTCCCAAATGGTGCAACAGGACAGCCATTAGAATTCGTTTTAGAATAA